In one window of Chloroflexota bacterium DNA:
- a CDS encoding decaprenyl-phosphate phosphoribosyltransferase — protein MENESKLGSSSAMTGLKNQENSIMSTLRALIKTMRPKQWVKNVVVFAPLVFDGKLFELDLLLRTTVAFLLFCLISSTVYIINDLADIEKDRQHPKKQNRPLAAGDLSPRVAMAAAVFFVLISLPISLWLDGGFSLILYSYLVMNIAYSFYLKNLVIIDVLVIAAGFVLRVAGGVVVVDVERFSPWLYLCITLGALFLGFGKRRHELMLLEQGAGSHRANLTEYTIPFLDQLISLVTSTLVITYSLYTFSAPNLPENHAMMLTIPIVLYGLFRYLYLIHVQKKGGAPDELVFRDRPLLATGILWVVAVVAILYV, from the coding sequence ATGGAGAATGAAAGTAAGCTTGGCAGCAGCTCGGCGATGACTGGCCTGAAAAACCAAGAAAACAGTATTATGTCGACTTTGCGAGCCCTGATAAAGACCATGCGCCCCAAACAATGGGTGAAAAACGTGGTGGTCTTCGCTCCCCTGGTGTTCGACGGAAAACTTTTTGAACTGGACCTGCTGCTACGCACCACCGTGGCCTTTTTGCTTTTCTGCCTGATCTCAAGCACGGTTTATATCATCAACGACCTGGCAGATATCGAAAAGGACAGACAGCATCCAAAAAAACAAAACAGGCCACTGGCCGCGGGCGATCTCTCGCCCCGGGTAGCCATGGCAGCCGCCGTTTTTTTTGTGTTGATAAGCCTGCCGATCTCCCTCTGGCTTGACGGCGGTTTCAGCCTGATACTCTACAGCTACCTGGTAATGAACATCGCCTATTCCTTCTACCTGAAGAACCTGGTAATCATAGACGTGCTGGTCATCGCCGCCGGGTTTGTGCTTCGGGTGGCCGGAGGTGTAGTGGTGGTCGATGTCGAGCGTTTTTCTCCCTGGCTGTATCTCTGCATCACCCTGGGTGCCCTCTTCCTGGGCTTCGGAAAACGCCGCCACGAGCTGATGCTGCTGGAACAGGGCGCCGGCTCCCACCGTGCCAATCTTACTGAATACACGATTCCCTTTCTCGACCAGCTGATCAGCCTGGTAACATCAACACTGGTGATCACCTATTCACTCTACACCTTCTCAGCCCCAAACCTGCCGGAAAACCACGCGATGATGCTGACTATTCCCATCGTGCTCTATGGCCTGTTTCGCTACCTGTACCTGATTCACGTCCAGAAGAAAGGGGGCGCACCAGATGAACTGGTTTTCCGGGACCGGCCTCTTCTGGCGACGGGCATCCTCTGGGTGGTTGCAGTGGTGGCAATCCTCTACGTTTAG